The following DNA comes from Chloroflexota bacterium.
GAGAATGACCGGATGATTTTCGCACAGCCTAGACGGAAGCACTGAAATGGAGAACCCTCACTGCGCGCTGCTGATAGTCGATGTTCAGGTTGGATTCGTCAACGACGCTACGCGGCACATCTTGCCCAAGGTCGTGGCGCTGCAATCGCAGTACGCGCATGTCTATGCCACGCGCTTCGTCAACGCGGAGGGTTCTCCATACCACAAACTGCTGGACTGGCACAGATTCTACGCCAATTCCGGCGATGTGCCGCTCGCCTTTGAGCCGGTCGATGGTGTACAGGTCATCGACAAGAATGTTTACACCTGCGTCACACCCGCATTCGTCGAGGAGCTGCGCGGCAAGGGCATCGAAGAGGTGGCAATCTGCGGCATCGACACGGACGCCTGCGTAACGCAATGCGCCATAGACCTGTTCCAGAACGGTTTTCGCCCGGTGTTGCTATCGGAAGCGTGCGCCAGCCATGCGGGGGCGGAATATCATGACGCTGCGCTTCGCATTCTCGCGCGCCTCATCGGAAAGAACCAGATAGTATGACGACATCCTCCGAAGACTCTAATTCTCCAGCCACCACCCCGCAATTGCCCACAAGCGAAACCGCCGAATGCGAAGAGGGCTTGCGGCGCGTACTGGCGTACATCTGCGAGAAGCGCTATCGCAGGTGGAGCGCGTTTGCGCTAGTGTTCCTCGTCATTTACGCTATATTCGAGATGGTCATCTCGAATATGTTTAGCTTCCTCGTCGTGCTGCCAGCTGCTACAGGTTGGTATGATCTGCTTGAAGTTATCCCTGAATCGAGGAGTTTAGGCGTGTTATTATTTCTGGCAAAGTTTCCTCTCCCAATCGTGCTTACTCTTGTAGTTTTCGTAAGAATGAGTAAGGTTTACAGAGTTGGTTGACGATTTAGCCTAGGCTCTGTGGGGATTTGAATAATGGGTGTAATTATCTTGAAAAATCCTCTTAATCTCTCATTCTTCACTGCGTTCGGAATCTAAAATCGATGTATATGAGCCAATTTGCAACTTTAGATTTCTCGCTTTCGCTAAATTAGATTGCTAGATTTCTCGCTTTCGCTCGAAATGACGAACGAAACTGAAGCCATTGGCGAAATGTCCACATAACCTAGTTGCAGGAGTCAACAGCCATGCCCGAACTCGACGGCAAAGTGGCAATCGTAACCGGCGCGGGCAGGCTGCGCGGGATTGGCAGGGGCGCGGCGGTGGCGTTTGCGCGGCTTGGCGCGGATGTCGTGGTTACCGGCACGGGACGCAGTCCAGACCGCTACCCGGACGACGAAAAGGCGGTCGGCTGGCGCGACATAGAGAGCACGGCGGCGCAGGTTCGCGGCGAAGGCAGGCGCGCGCTGCCGTTGGTCGTGGATGTCTCGGACGCCGCCAGCGTTGAGCGGATGGTAGAGCGCACCATCGACGAGTTCGGCAGAATCGACATTCTGGTGAACAATGCCGCCTACGCGCGTGGCCCGGACCGTGTGCCTATCGCGGATGTCCCGCAGGACATATTCCAACGCGTGCTTGATGTGAAGATTACCGGCACATACCTGTGCAGCAAGGCGGTTATCCCGCACATGATGGCGCAGGGCGGGGGCAAGATTGTCAACATATCGTCCGGGTCGGGCAAGACGGGCAGCGCGAATAATCTGGCATATACTGCGGCGTGCTTCGCGCAGGTGGGGATGACGCAATCGCTGGCGCAGGAACTCGGGCGACACAACATCAATGTGAACTGCGTCTGCCCTGGCGCGGTGGACACTTCGCGCGTGGACGATGTGGGCAGAGGCGATGCGTGGCAGGCTATCGCCGACAACCTGCCCATCCGCAGGACCGGCACGGACGACGAAGTGGGCGCGTTCGTCGCGTATCTATGCACGACAGCCGCGTCGTGGATTCACGGGCAGTCCATCAACATGGATGGGGGCGGCACGATGGAGCACTAGCCCATCCTCAAACTTCCAAGGTCTTTCGGTTGTCACCCTGAACGAAGTGAAGGGTCTAAAATCGCTGTGTGAAAATAAGGCAGCCCATAGTCAGCAATTTTAGATTTCTCGCTTCGCTCGAAATGACATAGCGGAGGAATATAATAACCGAAAGCCCCTGCCCAGACTTCCCCCATAAAGGGCATCAACTAACAGGCTACACAATGTGTAGGTCGGGCGAGCAGTTGCGCGGCTATTCCTCGCGCTGGGGCAAGGTTAATATGGCGTTGCCCATGACGAGGCGCATGCCTTCTTCGCTCATCATGAACACATCGCACTCTAGGCGCGGCTCGCCGTCCACGATGTCCTTGTCCGTGACGATGCCGCTCAGGGTTATCGGCTTGTTGTGCGGGACCATGCCACGGAACACCACATCCAATTTCTTCAGGCGCACCGTGTCCGCCCAGCCCGTCAGCAGCTGCGACAGAATGGTGATGTTCATCGCGCCGGGTACGATTGCGCCGTCCAGCCCTTCCGCTTGCGCGTATTCGTCGCTGGTGAAGCGGCTGTCAACGGGCGTTTCACCGCGCACGGAAAGAAACCGCCGCACCTGCTCCACGTCAACGACCCGCTCAATGGGACCGATGTCGTCACCGAAATCTACATCTTCAAAATACAGTTCGCTCATATTAAATCTACCTTCTGACAAGCCTGACAAGCCGCTTTCAAGCGAGCTTGCGCGGCGCATGCCTATCATCAATGCCGCGCGGCGCGCCCGTATGACGGACAATTGCGGACAATACCGTTCGTTAGCCCGCGCGACCGCTGTTGCGCCGCACATACGATTCGTCAACGCGCGCTACCGTTTCGCCGTCCTGATTGTCGAAGCGCGTCTCCCAGACGGCGAAGACCATCTTGCCGGAGCGCCCGGTCTTTGAGTACACCTGCTTCAGCCGTGAAGTAACTTCGACCGTATCGCCCGGGCGGATTGGCGCGACGATTTCGATAGCCTGCCCCGCGAAGAAGCCCGTGTCGCCATATTCCAGCTTGATGTCTGGCTTTTCGCCGCCGTTGACGAACAGATTGCAGAAAGTCGGAGGCGCAATGATGTCGCCGTACTCGGACTCGGCGGCGCGCGCCTCATCGGAATATATCGGGTTCGTCTCGCCGGTCGCCTGCGAGAACTCCAGAATCATCTCGCGGCTGACCTCGAATGTGCCAATGGGGAACTCTTTTCCGAGGAGACTTCTGTCGTAGTCGATGCCTGCGTCTGTGGTCATATCGCTCTCCGCGCATGGTGGCGCCGTCGTTGTTGCTGTGATTGACTTGCGGTTTTCGCGCGTTGTAGAGGGATGGGGACTTTTGCCACCATCCTAACCTTCCCCCTGAAGGGGAAGGGACATATATACCCTAGGGCTTCATTTCCCTATCGTTTCTTCTAGGTGGACGGCGCGGAATTTGCCGTCTTTCAGCAGGTTTACTATGTCGTCAATGCATTGGACATCGCCGTAGAACTGCGTCATGCATTTACCGATGGCGCTGACGACATGCGCGTCGCTGCCACCGGTGCCCATATAGCCGTATTCGGCGATGAGCGCATCCGCCCGTTCCTGCTCGCCTGAGCGGTTGCCGGAGTTGAGCTTTTCGACGATTTTCACATTCTCGAAGCCGGGCACATCCTTGACATACTCGCAGTAGCCGATGCCATAGCGGCCCGGATGCGCCGGATACGCTATCCCGCCGCACTCGTCGGCAACTCGCACCAGCGTGGGCGCATCGAGATGCACATCGCCGAAATCTAGGCGAGTCGTCATCTCTTCAGTTACGCCAAACACCAAGAAATGCCCGCAGTTCGTGTCCAGTTCCGCGCCCTTCAGGATGAGCACGTCGTTGTCCGCTGCAAGTTGGCTGTAATCTATTTCGTGGTCGAACTTGCGGTGTTCGGTGAGCACGAATCCGTCTATGCGGTGCCCCTTGCGCCGCAGAACGTTGATCCATTTGACATATTGCTCGACGGACGCCCGAGAGTCGTCCGACGCGACCGAGTGTGTATGAATATCTATGTACATCATCAGAATACTAGGCGAGACTCCCCCATGCGTCAAGTGAATGGATTGCGATTAGCTAGGTCTATTCGGATATACAGGTTTGGACAGGCTTATACCCACCTCATGGTATCCCGACATAGAATCCCCATAAAGCGAACATCGCATTGTATCGCATGTTCGTCAGAAATGCTAAACCAAGTTCGCCAAGAATGCTAAACGTTGTCAAAAATATACCAAACTTCGCTTGATGGATTGCCTGCGCCTGTGTTGTCCTAAATGGAGCATATCAGGCACAAGTGGAAGGAGCTTGCTCATGCGAATACTCATCATACCCATTATGGCGCTGCTGCTGTTGGCGTCTCTTGCTTGCTCGTCCGAGGGTAATCCCATCGTGTTTACATCCAACATAGATGGCAATCAGGAGATATTCTCACTCGACCCGGAGAAGGCGGAGCTTGTCAACCTGACGAAGAGCTCCAGCAACGAGTACGCCCCTGCGCTGTCGCCTGACGGTTCTCGGCTTGCGTTCTTGTCGGGCGACGACGAGCATAATGTGCTGCAGGTGATAACGCTGAACGGGGAGAGTGCGAACCGAACCTCCGTCAGTGAGTTTGACGGCGGACACCGCGACCATCGCTGGGCGCCCACAAGTGAGCGTCTCGCGTACTTGGTGCAGAACGGCGGGGATCCGACAACGCATGTCTCGGGCTATGACGGTTCGACGACGATGGCACTGACAATGATAGTCGCGCACGAAGTTGGAGGCTGGTCTTATGATGGCTCTAGCGTTGTGTTCACGGTGCGCGGCGGTGCCGGGCAAGGCATTTACATCCGCAATCCCGACGGTGTGAACGAGGTGCGGCTTACCGACCAGAACGACTATATGCCGGTGTGGTCGCCGAACTCGCACAAGATTGCGTTCATTTCC
Coding sequences within:
- a CDS encoding MaoC family dehydratase produces the protein MTTDAGIDYDRSLLGKEFPIGTFEVSREMILEFSQATGETNPIYSDEARAAESEYGDIIAPPTFCNLFVNGGEKPDIKLEYGDTGFFAGQAIEIVAPIRPGDTVEVTSRLKQVYSKTGRSGKMVFAVWETRFDNQDGETVARVDESYVRRNSGRAG
- a CDS encoding SDR family oxidoreductase, whose amino-acid sequence is MPELDGKVAIVTGAGRLRGIGRGAAVAFARLGADVVVTGTGRSPDRYPDDEKAVGWRDIESTAAQVRGEGRRALPLVVDVSDAASVERMVERTIDEFGRIDILVNNAAYARGPDRVPIADVPQDIFQRVLDVKITGTYLCSKAVIPHMMAQGGGKIVNISSGSGKTGSANNLAYTAACFAQVGMTQSLAQELGRHNINVNCVCPGAVDTSRVDDVGRGDAWQAIADNLPIRRTGTDDEVGAFVAYLCTTAASWIHGQSINMDGGGTMEH
- a CDS encoding cysteine hydrolase translates to MENPHCALLIVDVQVGFVNDATRHILPKVVALQSQYAHVYATRFVNAEGSPYHKLLDWHRFYANSGDVPLAFEPVDGVQVIDKNVYTCVTPAFVEELRGKGIEEVAICGIDTDACVTQCAIDLFQNGFRPVLLSEACASHAGAEYHDAALRILARLIGKNQIV
- a CDS encoding PHP domain-containing protein, with the protein product MMYIDIHTHSVASDDSRASVEQYVKWINVLRRKGHRIDGFVLTEHRKFDHEIDYSQLAADNDVLILKGAELDTNCGHFLVFGVTEEMTTRLDFGDVHLDAPTLVRVADECGGIAYPAHPGRYGIGYCEYVKDVPGFENVKIVEKLNSGNRSGEQERADALIAEYGYMGTGGSDAHVVSAIGKCMTQFYGDVQCIDDIVNLLKDGKFRAVHLEETIGK